Proteins encoded within one genomic window of Lepidochelys kempii isolate rLepKem1 chromosome 11, rLepKem1.hap2, whole genome shotgun sequence:
- the NABP1 gene encoding SOSS complex subunit B2 gives MSMANDTYHFIQDIKPGLKNLNVVFIVLEIGRVTKTKDGHEVRSCKVADKTGSITISVWDEIGSLIQPGDIIRLTKGYASLWKGCLTLYTGRGGELQKIGEFCMVYSELPNFSEPSSDHLGQHNKLAQGEQNNSSSSSNLGTYTFGPVGNGLQTGPESSGFPLAYNHAHSYAGTGRANGRGPVNPPIPASNNIQPLLTAVNNGRDPRRAFKR, from the exons ATGAGCATGGCAAACGACACATACCACTTTATACAAGACATAAAACCCGGACTGAAAAACTTAAATGTCGTCTTTATTGTGCTGGAAATCG GACGAGTTACCAAAACCAAAGATGGACATGAGGTGAGATCCTGTAAAGTAGCAGACAAAACTGGCAGCATCACAATTTCAGTGTGGGATGAAATCGGAAGTCTCATACAGCCAGGGGACATTATTCGATTGACCAAAGG GTATGCGTCTCTGTGGAAAGGATGTCTGACGCTTTACACAGGAAGAGGAGGCGAGCTACAGAAAATTGGGGA GTTTTGTATGGTATACTCGGAACTGCCAAACTTCAGTGAGCCCAGCTCAGACCACCTTGGGCAGCACAACAAGCTG GCACAGGGTGAACAGAATAATAGTTCTTCATCAAGTAATTTGGGTACTTATACTTTCGGGCCAGTGG GAAATGGTTTGCAAACGGGACCTGAATCCAGTGGATTCCCATTGGCCTACAATCATGCCCACTCCTATGCAGGCACTGGGAGAGCCAATGGACGAGGACCTGTAAATCCACCAATCCCAGCATCTAATAATATTCAGCCCCTTCTAACTGCAGTAAATAATGGGAGGGACCCACGCAGAGCCTTTAAAAGATGA
- the LOC140895966 gene encoding testis-specific serine/threonine-protein kinase 6-like has product MSQGDKLLSTLGYKLGQTLGEGSYSKVRVATSAKYKGLLAIKVVDRHRAPPDFVNRFLPRELSILRLIRHPHIVQIFEFIEVCNGKLYIVMEAASTDLLQLVQRLGRISCVPEARDIFGQIVSAVRYLHDRNLVHRDLKCENVLLTSDGRRAKLTDFGFGKEAHGYPDLSTTYCGSSAYASPEVLLGIPYDAKKYDIWSLGVVLYVMVTGCMPFDDTHIHSMPRRQKKGVLYPDGLPPLPEPCKTLIAQLLQFSPASRPGVGQVAKNSWLKGEV; this is encoded by the coding sequence ATGTCCCAAGGGGACAAGCTCCTGAGTACTCTGGGCTACAAGTTGGGCCAGACTCTGGGTGAGGGCAGTTACTCCAAGGTGAGGGTGGCCACCTCAGCCAAGTACAAGGGCCTGCTAGCCATCAAGGTGGTGGATCGGCACCGGGCACCGCCCGACTTTGTAAACAGGTTTCTGCCACGGGAGCTCTCCATCCTGCGGCTGATCCGGCATCCTCACATTGTACAGATCTTTGAGTTCATCGAGGTCTGCAATGGGAAACTCTACATCGTGATGGAAGCAGCGTCCACTGATCTGCTCCAGCTGGTGCAGCGACTGGGGAGAATTTCTTGTGTCCCTGAGGCCCGGGACATCTTTGGACAGATTGTGAGTGCCGTGCGCTACCTTCATGACCGGAACCTGGTGCACCGGGACCTCAAGTGTGAGAACGTCTTGCTCACCTCTGATGGCCGCCGGGCAAAGCTCACTGACTTTGGCTTTGGCAAGGAGGCACATGGCTACCCAGATTTGAGCACCACCTACTGTGGATCAAGTGCCTATGCCTCCCCTGAGGTGCTGCTGGGCATTCCCTACGACGCCAAGAAGTACGACATATGGAGCTTGGGCGTGGTGCTCTATGTGATGGTGACCGGCTGCATGCCCTTTGATGATACCCACATCCACAGCATGCCCCGCCGCCAGAAGAAGGGGGTCCTCTACCCTGATGgtcttccccctctgcctgagccctgcaaaaCCCTCATTGCCCAGCTGCTCCAGTTCAGTCCAGCTTCCCGGCCTGGGGTGGGACAAGTAGccaagaacagctggctgaaagGGGAAGTCTAA